A stretch of DNA from Vidua macroura isolate BioBank_ID:100142 chromosome 12, ASM2450914v1, whole genome shotgun sequence:
GTGACCGGGACGAAGCCCCGGAGCGCCCGGCTTCCCGCCGTTCCTCCTCCTCCGCTTTCCACACTGGCCATGGTACCGCACGGCCCGCGATACCGCCGGGGCGTCCCCGGCTCCAGCTGTGTGTCCCAGCCCCTCACAAGTTCCTCTGCACCCCAAAGGAGCAGGACCGGCCCGAGTTCTGTGCCGGCGCCGCTCTGCCGAACATCCCGGAACGACCACCGCGTTCACACAACCCCGGGCacagccccgcgccgcgcccgccccagGACAGCTTCACGGAGCCGGGTGTGCTGGAACGCGTCTCACgcaccagcactgcagccctTCGGAGAAGTGAATTTAATAAACACATCCAGCCCGTGCCGGGgtgtccctggccctgctgcagccccactccaGCGTGTGAATCAGGTCACCGTGGGCTAACTCAGCCCCATCCTGTGCCGCAGCggggctgcctgccctggccctgaGGACAGAGTGGTCCTGGAGCTggtcctgcagagcagagcctgccctCATCCCCGCTCTGGCAGCGCCCCGTGGGTCTCGGTGCCCTCACGGCTCCCGCACACGTACATAGGTGGTCCAGGGCCCACACACCACCTCCTCCACCCGCAGCCCCTTGGCCACCAGGTGCTCGACGCGGCGTGCCTGGTCAGAGCTGATGTTGTTCCCGTGTCCCAGCTGTCCGTATTTACCTGCAGACACACGGTCATGGCATAACGTGGCCCTGGGGCCTCACAGGGCAATTGCTCCTGGCGTTTGTAGGGAGGGAGAGATGGAGCAGAGACGGAACTTGTACAGCGACAGAAGAACCAAGGGCGAGAGAGCAGCGATCagaagctgctcctggggaggcTGTACAGTCCCAAAGCAGAGGTGCCACTTACCCCAGCCCCAGGTGTAGAGCTCCCCGCCTCCTGCAACAGGGACAGCACCATCAGGCAGTGCCCGGGCAGCTCCGTCCCCACAGTCCCCCGCTGCTCCCGGGGCACTGCCCAGCAGGtcctggggagccctggcacCTCTCAgtgcccccgccccgccggacACTCACGTGTGACCACGGCTGTGTGTCGGGAGCCACAGCTGACCGCGCTGACCTCCGGGTCCTGTGGCAGATCCAGCAGCGCTGGGAACGCCTGGATGGAGATGAATGCAGCATCCTCGGCAGCCAGCTGCACCCGGCTCGGCATCGGCTTGGTGCTCCCTGCAGGAGAGGTGACGGCAGCGTCGCCCGCAGGCTCGCACCGCGCTGGccctgcactgagctgctggggctgtgcaggaacCCGGCCCACGCCGCCCtcagcctggccagcagcactCACCCGCGTGCTCATCTCGCGCTCGCTCCTCTGCCAGCGCTTTGGAGGGCAGAGCCAGCTGCCCCGACTCGTTCCAGCCCCACACGTACAGGTCTCCAGCCTCTgcggggtggggggaaaaggcagagctcagccctgggcCGAACTCGCTGGCAGCAtggggtgctgcagggacaccaACACCCCGCACTGCCCAGGCCGGGTCCCGCCGGGCGCTGCCGGCAGCGCGTCCAGCCCCaggcccagcacagcagccccttACCGCTCACGCCGGCCGAGTGCCACCCGCCGGCCGCCACCGCCCGCACGGGCACCCCGGCCAGCGCCTCCACCAGCCGCGGCTGCAGCTCCGACTCCAGCAGCCCGTGGCCCAGCTGCCCatgcctgcagggacacagagggacacacagacacgTCCCCAGCCCATGCCTCCAGCTCCCGTGCCTCCTGCCCAGTCCCCACCaagcccttcctgctgctgccaacccagcaccaggctggcagagcccgagcagctgagggaacaaCCACAGCTGAGCAGAAGAATCAGCCccaggaagagggaaaagccaAGCGCCAGTGGGAGAGCGATGCCAGCTCTCCCAGAGTTACAGCCAGGGGTGGGCGGGCAGCAGTGGGACACAGCACCAGGAGCTTTAGTTGCTAAAGATGGGGCAGaagcaggaggggctggcaggagctgcagggctgagaggagcagctcagctgcagagtgGTGCTCTGGGGAGCTTCAGTGTGACAGCTCAGGAATGTCAACAGCCGTGCTGATGCGCGGCACTGGAAAGGCTCTTCACATTCCATATGGGAAATCTGCAGAGAACTGAGGCAAAGAGACACTGAGGGCATGCTGCAACAGGAAAGTGGTTCTGGGCACTCCCTCACCAGAGGGTAATGCTGACACAGCCAGCAGTAAGAGAGGGGCTCCAAAGGGGTGAGCTGGGCCAGCAcctgggccagcacagctgTCACACTGCGGGAcacactggcacagg
This window harbors:
- the RCCD1 gene encoding RCC1 domain-containing protein 1; amino-acid sequence: MAAPAGVWLVFGFSPEEAAGEPGPGPGPWRLEAGPEGISRVWPAWSYVVLETGAGLEVRSAGLRRRLPGWAEALPSETHLVLRGAAAAGAWRREAALRGAPLDEPAWSRSLPPEPRQPLPLLPGGFATPRPPFFTALPAGVRARRLVLGTEHALALGTAGEVFSWGGGRHGQLGHGLLESELQPRLVEALAGVPVRAVAAGGWHSAGVSEAGDLYVWGWNESGQLALPSKALAEERARDEHAGSTKPMPSRVQLAAEDAAFISIQAFPALLDLPQDPEVSAVSCGSRHTAVVTRGGELYTWGWGKYGQLGHGNNISSDQARRVEHLVAKGLRVEEVVCGPWTTYVRVREP